GGTCATGGCTCATCCTCACTTCGTTCTAGCAATGAAAAGGCTCACGGCGATAGACTTGGCATCCATCAAGCCTCCCAACTCTGTCTGTATCTTAACTGCATCCCTGCACGACTGTAACATGATCTCATAGAGATTGTCACCCTGCTTCGGAGCTTCAGCCGGTGGTGTTGGTGGCGTTGATTCTTCCTTCGAACCGTTAGCGGATGTCTCGACTGCCATTGGCTTTACTTCATATTTGGTTATGATCTTTGAGCCTTTCTGTTCAGCGAGCTTTGATATCGTTAACTTTGTGCCCTTCTTGTGTTCTCTCAGTACAGCATGCACTTCATCCGGCGCAAAGAAGCTGTATTCAGTTGCTCCGTCGCCATTCTTAACTGCGTACAGGTAGTATTCGCCATACTGGCTCTGTCCAATGACCGGCGAATCAAACATCAGTTCAATCTGTACCGGCTGATTCAATTGCAGATCCAGCTTCTTCCTCTGTTCGTTCTGCATCATGGTCTCCTTCCTTAAGTTTATATGTGAACTCCGGCTGTCCCTTGGTGACCTTTACACCTTTAGGCGGATTCATGTGGCTAGCGCAGTATTGTTTGATCTTTGCCATGTCCGGTTTGTAAGTCTCAGGCACCCTTGACAGCATCTCCATCCGTGCGTGTTGCAGGAAAAGCTCAAGATTCTCGATCTCGATCTTGTCAGGTTTCTTGTGCAACTTGAGGATTCCGTTCGGGAGATCGATTGTCTTCTCGCCTGAAGCTCTTATGAAAGCTTCCAGAAGCCTTTCGATCCTTTCGACCTTATCCTGTAGCTTTGAGTTCTTCTGTAAAGCCCACTCCTGAATCAACTTGACTTCCTTATCAGCCTGTTCGAAGTTCTTGGCTATCTCATTTTGAAGATTCTTCACTTCGATGAGAAGAAGATCGAAGTGGGCCCTTTCCGAGACCACTTCTTTCTCTTCTATCTCACGAAGGAGATTTTCCATGAATTGATGTCCTTCATGTATCATGGTTAGTCCTTTCCATCACCAAAATATTGTCTTAGGGTTTCTTCTGCGACCATAACCGCAATAGTCAGTAATACTCTTTCCCAACCCATTTTATCCTCCTTTTGAATAAAGTGATCGTAATCTGTTAACTTTTCTGGTTTGTTTGGGTCGTAATACCAAAGCTCTGTCGGTAACATTCGACCTCCGTGTTTATTAGCTATACATATAGCTCATCCTCCATCTGTAGCTCCATACCACAGTGCTGACATCTGTTATCGAAGAGTCCCAACTGGTATTTCGTTTGTTCGAGACAGTAGGGACACTG
This genomic interval from Bacteroidota bacterium contains the following:
- a CDS encoding host-nuclease inhibitor Gam family protein, whose product is MIHEGHQFMENLLREIEEKEVVSERAHFDLLLIEVKNLQNEIAKNFEQADKEVKLIQEWALQKNSKLQDKVERIERLLEAFIRASGEKTIDLPNGILKLHKKPDKIEIENLELFLQHARMEMLSRVPETYKPDMAKIKQYCASHMNPPKGVKVTKGQPEFTYKLKEGDHDAERTEEEAGSAIESAGTD